In the Dolichospermum flos-aquae CCAP 1403/13F genome, TTTGGTAATCACCTAATTCTGGGTATTTCTGGGACAAGTTTAAATGATGATGATAAACGGGCGTTAAATGAATTAAAACCGATTGGTGTTATCTTTTTTGCTAAAAACTTTCTTGACGGTGTACCATATCCAGTCTGGTTAGAAAAGTTTAAAACCCTCATTGACGAAGTTCACCAATATTCTGAACGCGACTCCATTTTTACTACTTTAGATCATGAAGGTGGGCGAGTTGTGCGGACACCTTTACCAATTACTCGCTTTCCTTACGCTTATTTATTGCAATCTCATGCTTATGAAGTTGCCAAAGCCACAGCTTTAGAATTAAAATCTCTGGGAATTAATCTTTCTTGGTCTCCGGTTGCGGATATTTTCTCTAATCCCCAAAACCCAATTATTGGAAGTCGTGCATTTGGAAATACACCGCAAACCGCTAGTGAAGGTGCGCGGGAATATTACCGAGGATTGCGGGAAGAGGGCATTTTAGGTTCTGCTAAACACTTTCCTGGCCATGGAGATACTAGCACTGATTCCCATTTGGAGTTACCAATATTAAATTTGAGTCGGGAAGATTTGCGAAACCGGGAATTGATTCCTTTTCAAACATTAATTCAGGACAAAATTCCGTTAATTATGACGGCGCATATTTTGTTTCCGCAAATTGATCCAGAAGTGCCAGCAACCTTATCTAAAATCATTTTAAATGATATTTTGCGGAAAGAGTTAGGTTTTGAAGGTGTGATAGTTTCCGATGATTTAGACATGAAAGCTGTCTCGGAAATTTTTATGCAATCGGGAACAGTTGCGCGGGCTTTTCATGCTGGTTGTGATTTGTTTATAGTTTCTCGTAATATCAATTCTTCTTCTTTAGAACGAACATATAAAATAGCTGAAGATTTTTCTGCTAGTTTGAATAATGGTAGTTTAGATGCAGGAGTTGTGGAAGCTGCACGGGAGAGGGTGGAAAAGTTATTGCGGATAACTCCTCAATATCCGGTTTCGACTCTTGATAAGGAGACCTTGGTGAAGAATGCGGAATTAGCTATTAGTTGTTGTTTGTAAGGGAATTGAATAAAAATCAGGAGTGTGGGTGATAGCCTACTTACTCATTGGATTCATCCAAATTTCCAACCTGCTAAAAAGTTGGGAACAAATCAAAGTTAAACACAAATAAATTACAGCCACAGCCGCATAAACTTCAAAAGCGCGATAATTTTCCGAAACAATTAATTGTCCTTTTCTAAATAATTCCTCAAACCCAATTACAGCAACTAAACTAGTATCTTTCAATAAACTAATAAACTCATTACCTAAAGGTGGTATCATGCGGCGTAATGCTTGAGGAAAAATCACATAAGTCATAGTTTGCACAGAATTTAAACCGAGTGATTTGGCTGCTTCTGATTGTCCAATTTCAATAGATTGAATTCCTCCACGCACAATTTCCGCAATATAAGCGAACTCAAAAGGATTATCTGCCCAACAGGGTTCGGGTACTAACCAAACCAATTTGCTTTTAATCTCGTCTTCAATTTCATCGCTATCGTCTCTATCAAATAGCGAAGTTAAAGCTTCCCAATCGCGTTCTCTTAAGGAGTTCAAAGAGGAAACATTTACCTGTAGATTATTAGAGTAATTCACAAGCAGGTTTTTTAGTTGACTTTTACAAAAAGTAAGCATCATTGCTTAAAGACTAATATTTACTTGATTTTACTAAATATTACAGCAATATTGATAATTATTCTAACATTCATCATTCTAGAGACAGGAAGATTTTTAGTTCAAAGAGACCACTTAAACAGAACTAGAAAAGCTGTTAGAGAGTTAGGTTTTTACACAAGTTGATTACCTTTTCTGGTTAAAAATAGTATAACACCACCAGTCCCCAGGTGATAAATCCTTTATAGAGTTTTCCCTTCGAGTACATCTTCAAGAAGGAAGTCTTGTCAAAGAATGAGGTTCTGCTAGTTCTCCTACTAAAATACCACGAGGTGCTTCTATATGATAATTTATTTGATTAATAACACTTTCTTCTAACAGATCATAGATAAAATGATGAGGGTTTTTACGATTTATTAATTCTAAACCGTGACGATAAACTCCGCACGCTGATACATCATTTAAAATCCGGTTGTGAATAATTCTCGTCCATTCTGGTGCTGTTATCATTAATTGAGGCACAACATGAATAAATGCTGTAATTTGTTTTTCCATATCAAAAGATTCCAGAAAATGAATTAAGCTAAACATCACTTCTGGCTGTTGACATTGATCATCTAAAATTAGATGATAGGCAGATAATTTATTTTCATCAGGACTTTCAGCTATTTCAGTTAAAGCATTTTCAAAATTTGTAACTTGTTCTTCTGTTTGCATTAAGCGATTTTCTTGCAAGGTTGCCAATAAATTATTTTGATTCATTGTTTTGTCCCTTATTTCTCAAAAATCCATGGCCAAGTATATTTATTCTGTCTGATTAATGTTTGCAAACTTTCCCTGATTTCTCTATTATACAAACCTTGACGAAGATAAATACAACGTACATCCCAAATTTCTTGTGCTAATGCTTCTCTGGACGATAGGTTTAAATTAGGGCGTTTACCGTAAGACATTGTTTGCCGATGACGACCTCCTTTTCCTGGTGATAAATGTTCCATCATAATGGCATATCCTTGATCTGTTGTATAATTAAGCGAAACTCTGGCTTTCATAAAAGCATCCGCAGGTATATGATGAGGTGTGAGGTTATCACCTCTACGTCCCTGTTTGATTAAGTCTCCATAAGTGCCTACAATTCCTTCTCCTGGAAGTAGTTGAGGTTGATTATTAATAATCTATTTACTCCTGTTTGGCTATTTCTATTGTTTAGTATTTTGATTATAAAGGAAATCGAATAATAAGTAAATTGTCTGATAGCGTAGCGTGGCGCAAGCCATATCAGGATATCCACCGATTAGAGGATTAACAGGATGTTTTTAGGAAATATAGGTTTTTGTGAATGATAGAAAATATATTTTCCTCTGAATCATAATTTATAATCATTAAATATTCACAGAAAATCTACAAACTACAATCCTGTACATCCTTAAGTCCTGGATTAGAGGATTAACAGGATGAAGAAATAGATAATTTAGCTTGATATCATCCATGAATATAAATATTTTGTTGCAAAAGTTTATCCTATATATTACAAATATTTACAATCTAAATGATTTTCATGGGTGTATCATTTCAATATCTATGCTAAAATGAACAATGATTAAATAATAAAAATAAAGTAAATACTTATGTCTAGTTTTGAGCAGTTTCAAAATGATTTCTTCAATATTTTCAATAATCAGAACTTCTATGAAGGCAAAACTTATTTAGAATATATTGCCGAACCACAAACTAATGATGAAGATAACATTGTTGATACTAAAATAGTTTTGCCATTGCTGCTTGCTTTAGGTTTTGATTCAGGAGATATAGCTAAAAATACGACAGGTAATGCTAAAGATAGTAGCCGTCCAGATTTTGAAGTAAAATTAGCAAGTGGAAATATTCGATGTTTTCTAGTTGAGGATAAAAATACTGCATATAATCTTAAAAGATCTGATCCATTACAACAATTACGTGGTTATGCAACGAGTCGAGGTTATGAACTGGGATTAATTTGTAATGGTAAGTTGCTATTAGGTTATGATTTTTCTAACCCAAGTTATCCGAATCCTGTTTTACATCTTGATATTCAGAAAATTATAGAAACTTATCATTCAACTGGAATTGAAAATTTAACAATTGAACAAAATCAAGACTTAAAAAGTTTATATCGTAGATTTAATCAGCAAAGTTTTGAAAATATTGAGAATTTCATTCAAGACTTGAGTAAACCTGAAAATGAATGGTTGAATTGTGCAAAATCTCAAGATAATACTCCTAACTTTGATGAATTATTAATTGCAGACCTCAAACAAGCTATTAATCTTTTAGAAGAAGATGTTTTATATCAATTGCAATTATCACTGGAAGAATATGATCAATATTGTCAAGCTAAATATTTACCCAATAGTATTGATAAAATAAATATATCAGAAAATGAAACAATAACTAAAACTTTAGAAGGTTTACGGAATAAAATTAAAAATCATCTAAGAGTGTATGGAGTTCTAGAAGTTGGAGAATTTTCTGATGCTGGTGAAAAATTAATTGAATTTGCCGAAAAACCACAAGGTTCGATTCACGATTTTGAACAAATATTTTTAGATAAATTAAGAAATGCTCAAGCCAGAAAACAAGCTCAAAAAGATAAAAAACCTAGTAAAAATCAAAAGGTAGTGCAATTAGATTTAATTCCTAATATTTCCGAATCAAAACAAGAAGAACTAGGAATTAAAATTGCTGATGAAAATAAAATTAAAAAACTTGACCACACTAAGCTAAGTGAAATTTTAAAAGAATATTATAGAATTGTTTTGGATTGGAAAGCATGGGAAGCCAATCAAAATTTAACTCATGCAAATGCAATTAAAATACATCAATATTTTATATCTTGGCGTAATTTAGTTAGTAAAACCATTTTACAAGGTGCGGATGAAGATAAATTAAAAACAGAATTTGCTCGACAAACTGCTTATGTTTATGTCACTCGTCTTTTAATTGTCAGAATTTGTGAAGACAAGAAATTAATTAATCGTAAATTCTCTAATGGAGGGTTTAAATATTGGAAAGAAGAAGTTGAACCGCGATATTTAGATTTAGCGCAAGGAATGTCAATGGATTATCTTTTAGAAATGTCCTATCGTTCTGCTCAAAATATCTATACTCACTTCTTTAATAATGCTGATTTATTTAATTGGTATCGGATAAATTCCAATACTTTAATTAAAGTTTTGCACATCCTGAATGGGTTTAACTTACAACAAATTGATAGTGATATTATTGGGATGGTTTATGGTAGATATGTTGAAGAAGGAAAACATGAACAGGGTAGATATTTTACACCAAAACCAGTAGTTGAATATATTCTAGACTGCATAGGATATAAATCTGATAATCCTGATATTCGTGACAAAAAGTTATTAGACCCCGCAGGAGGTTCTGGGAGCTTTTTAGTTCATGCTGCGCGTCGTTTGATTGATTCCTATCGTTCACGGAGAACAAACACAATTCCCGTTGAAAATGTTCCTGCTATTATTCAACAGGTGAAAAATTGCCTATTTTGTTTAGATATTAATCCGTTTGCTTGTTATTTAGCCGAAACAAATTTATTAATTCAAGTGATTGATTTACTAAAACAAGCGAAAGAAGCAGATAAATTAAAAGACTGTACTATTGATAGATTTAATGTTTATAATACAGATTCTCTTTTATTAGCAAAATCGCAAGAAATTAGAACTACATTACTCAACCCTATTCTTGATTTAGAACTTTCTACGGTTGCTCAAATCAAAACACAAACAGGAATGTTTGCAGATGGTTTTGATTTTGTAGTTGCTAATCCTCCTTATGTTAAAGCTGATGAACCTGGAGCAGATATTTATCGTCGAGAAATCGAAAGTTCTGGACAATTTGAAACACTTCATGAAAAGTGGGATCTTTTTGTTCCATTTATTGAACTTTCTTGTAAAGCTACTAAGGATTTAGGTAAAGTTGGTTTGATTGTTTCTAGGGGTATTCAAACTAATAATTATGGAGAGTTACTCCGAGAATATATTGCTAAAAATCTCACTATTAATCAAGTAGATTTTTTTAATAATGTGCGAATTTTCTCTGATGCTGTTGTTAATAATACGGTTCTTTTTTTAGAAAAGATTTCACCAGGAGATGATCATCAGGTAAAAAGAGTTTTACACACTGGTTCATTTACACAAATTCAAGAAATTAATCCTTTGAATCAATCTGAATATCAAGGAAAAGTATTTAGACAGTTTGTAGTTAATGATAATTTTGAAGATGTTACATATTTAGAAGATATTTGTTATTGTACTGTAGGAATGGTTTTGAATGCTGATGAAACCAAAGCTAAAGGAGCATTTAAAAAAGATATTCTTTTAAGTTCACAAGTAGATAAAATTCATTCTAAGAAATATATTGATGGAGAAAATATTATTAGAGAACTAGCAATTGATAATATTCGTTATCTGGAATGGGATACTGAAAGAGTTCCTGGACAAATTCGTAGAGCAACAATTCCTGAATTATATAATTATCCTAAAATTTTATTTGGAATGACTTCATTTCCCACCTATGATCGAGGAATAGCAGAAGGAGATGGATTTTACGTTCCTGATAGCGTGAGAATTTGTGTAAGATGGGATGATGTTTATAAAGTTAAGCGTTTAGAGAAAGAAAAAAGACAGATGTATGAGCTTTCTAAAAAGCGTCAAAAACTTATTGGTGATGGAAAAGGTAAGAAATTACAAATTTATCAATATGCAGAAGAGAAAATAAAAATAGCAGAAAAATTTGATTTAAGATATATTGCTGCTATTCTTGCATCTAGTTTTGGTAAACGCTTTTTACTATTAAACAATCGTGATGAAAATATTATGAGTGTCAATAGTGAAACTCAAATAGCTAAAAGTCGTATATATCCTGATGATTTGAAAGAATTTCCCATTAAAAATATTTCTTTAGAAGAACAACAGCCATTTATTGATTATGTTAATCATTTAATAGAATCGAATTGGAATTTATATACATTGACACAATTAGGACATAAAATTAAGTTCGATTATAGTGATAGTGATCCAACAATCGAAGTTAATTTTTGCCAAGTTTTTGAAAGTCTAAATTTACCTTGTTGGAATTTTTTAAACGCCGAACCGCACAGATTTGAAATTATCGGTGAGCGTGGTCAAACTATCACAAAAATAAAAATTAAAGATAATAAACTTCTAAATGTTCGTCAAGAAAAAATTAAAGATAACAAACTTCTAACTGTTCGTCAAGAATTAATATTCTCAGAAAGTACAATTGTTTTAGAATTTCTGAAAATTTATCTTCAACAATATGAAAAACGGGACTTAACTTGGACAGATTTAATCCAGGAAGGTAAAATACCTAAAACAGATGAATATATCCAGCAAATATTCGATCAATGTACTCGTTTACAAACAGCAATAACTGATACCATTTCTGATATTCGTTCAACATACAAAGAATTGGATGAGATGGTAAGTCAGTTATATAAACATTAGTGTTATTACGGAATCAATCCCCATATCTATCAACAACAAGGGTTTAGCATTGCTAAATCCCTCTGAATAGACAGAATTTATTTTTTGCCCAAAATCCCCCCTATCCGGTAAACTCAGAGATGCTGCGTTAATCCTGAATATGTCCGATTCCCAAGTAAGTGCTGCTGTTGCGAAACTCTACGATACCTATCCATTCCCCCCAGAACCCATTCTGGACGAACCACCACCAGGATATAATTGGCGTTGGAATTGGTTAGCTGCTTATAACTTCTGCACAGGTAGAAAACCACAAAAGCAAGATATCCGCATCTTAGATGCTGGTTGTGGTTCGGGAGTGGGAACAGAATATTTAGTACATCTCAACCCACAAGCGCAGGTAGTGGGAATAGATTTAAGTGCTGGTACATTGGAAGTAGCAAAAAAACGCTGTCAAAGTTCCGGCGCTGACCGTGTAGAATTTCATCATCTGAGTATTTATGATGTGGATAAGATACCAGGAGAATTTGAATTAATTAATTGCGTTGGTGTGCTTCATCATTTACCAGATCCCATTCGGGGTATTGAAGCATTAGCGAAAAAACTCGCCCCCGGTGGACTAATGCACATTTTTGTGTATGGAGAATTGGGAAGATGGGAAATACAACTCATGCAAAAAGCGATCGCTCTCCTCCAAGGTAACAAAAAAGGCGACTATCGTGATGGTGTCCAAGTCGGACGACAAATCTTCGCTTCTCTACCAGAAAATAACCGCATTGTCAAGCGCGAAAAAGAAAGATGGGCAATGGAAAACCAGCGAGATGAATGTTTCGCTGATATGTACGTCCATCCTCAAGAAACTGATTACAATATTGATACACTATTTGCATTAATAGAAGCTTCCGGTTTAGACTTTGTAGGTTTTTCTAATCCTAGTTTTTGGCAACTGGAAACTCTTTTAGAAAAAGCACCGGAGTTAATTGAAAGAGCAAAAGAATTAAGTAAAAGAGAACTTTACCGATTGATAGAATTACTGAATCCAGAAGTTACCCATTACGAATTTTTCCTCAGTCGTCCTCCACTCACTAAAACAGACTGGTCAGCAGATAACACATTACTAGCAGCTATTCCTGAACTTAACCCTTGCATAGATGGGTTTCCCAGTCAATGCTTATTTAACTATGATTATCAAATTATTAATTTATCAACAGCAGAATTTGAATTTATGCAAAAATGTGGTAACAATGCCACAGTGGCTGAAATTTTAGCCCAAGTCGAGCTAGACTTAGACCGAGTAAGACATCTCCTCAAACAACAACTACTCTTACTAACCCCCGGCGAGAGGGTGTAAAGTGCAGGGAGCAAAGGAGTCCGGGGAGAAATTCCTTCTTCTGATTCTTGACTTCTGACTCCTGACTTCTGACTCCTGACTCCTGACTCCTGACTCCTCAAAAAATAAGTTAATTGTTTTTTTCTAAAGTAGTGTTACCGGATCGTGATATGATTCAACTGACTGAATGTACAGTCATCTCATATTAGCTGTACTGGTTTCAAGTCTCGTGAGCTTGTCAGAAGAATCAATTGCACCGACTCAGACAACACAACAAGATGAGAAATCTGGTTTTGCTCAAACAGAACCGGTAAGCTCTTCCATGCAAGAGTTCTATCAACTTTATCAGAAGTTGCTAGTCATCACACTTGTGTTGACGGGGATTATTTTTATCTCTGTGTGGATTTTTTATTCCTTAAACATAGCCCTAAATTATTTGATTGGGGCGTGTACAGGTGTGGTTTACTTAAAAATGCTGGCTAACGATGTCGAGAGACTTAGTGGTGAAAAACAGAGTTTGAGTAAAAATCGTTTTGCTCTGATCATGATACCGATTATATTGGCGAGTCAATGGCATCAGCTACATATTCTACCTATATTCTTGGGGTTTCTCACCTACAAAGCTACCCTCCTCATCTATATTGTGCAAACTGGATTCATTCCTGAAGCTTAAAGTTGTAGAGGTAAAGCACAATGCTAAACCACTACAGACAATCCTCCAATCCTCGATTTTTGGGGAAAACCTTGAAGAACGCCCATGCTTAGTGTATTAAACGCTTTTAACGCTTTTCCCCTCGCCGAATTAGAAGTAGGTCATCACTTCTTGTGGCAACTGGGCAGTCTCAAAATACATGGGCAAGTATTTCTCACCTCATGGTTTGTGATTGCTACACTAGTAATAGCATCACTAGCTGCCACCAAAAACGTCCAAAAAATTCCTAGCGGCATCCAAAATTTCATGGAATATGCCCTAGAATTTATTCGGGACATAGCGAAAAACCAAATCGGAGAGAAAGAATATCGCCCCTGGGTACCATTTATTGGTACGCTATTCTTGTTTATCTTCGTATCAAATTGGTCAGGAGCATTAATTCCCTGGAAGCTAATCAAATTGCCTGCTGGTGAACTAGCTGCTCCTACCAACGACATCAATACAACCGTCGCATTGGCATTGCTCACATCCTTGGCGTATTTCTACGCTGGATTTAGTAAGAAAGGTCTAGGCTACTTTAAGAAATATATTGAGCCAACACCCGTTCTTTTGCCAATTGCTATTCTCGAAGATTTCACCAAGCCTCTCTCCCTAAGCTTCCGTCTATTTGGAAATATATTGGCGGATGAATTAGTTGTGGGTGTATTGGTATTACTCGTGCCTCTCTTTGTGCCTTTGCCAGTAATGGCTTTGGGTTTATTTACTAGTGCCATTCAAGCCCTCGTATTTGCGACCCTAGCCGGGGCATATATTCATGAAGCCTTAGAGGGACACGGTGAAGAAGAACATGAGGAGCATTAACGCCCTCAGTTGATTGCCCAGTTAAAACGAGCAAATTTGCTCAAAACATCGCCACGGCGATTTGAGAACCTAGTACAGTGTGAAAAACACATATCTAGTTGTTACGTACATTTGTAATTTTTGTAGTTAAAGCAAGGAAAATCGTCATGGATCCAATCGTACAAGCTGCTTCAGTTCTAGCTGCTGCTCTCGCTATCGGTTTATCTTCAATTGGGCCTGGTCTTGGTCAAGGTAATGCAGCAGGTCAAGCAGTAGAAGGTATTGCCCGTCAGCCTGAAGCAGAAGGCAAAATTCGCGGCACACTACTTTTAACCTTAGCCTTCATGGAATCCTTGACAATTTACGGTTTGGTAATTGCCTTGGTATTGCTATTCGCTAACCCTTTTGCCTAAGACCGAAAAAGTTTTGTTAATCTAGAGACGTGCAAGATGTC is a window encoding:
- the nagZ gene encoding beta-N-acetylhexosaminidase, yielding MSISQLSQSFGNHLILGISGTSLNDDDKRALNELKPIGVIFFAKNFLDGVPYPVWLEKFKTLIDEVHQYSERDSIFTTLDHEGGRVVRTPLPITRFPYAYLLQSHAYEVAKATALELKSLGINLSWSPVADIFSNPQNPIIGSRAFGNTPQTASEGAREYYRGLREEGILGSAKHFPGHGDTSTDSHLELPILNLSREDLRNRELIPFQTLIQDKIPLIMTAHILFPQIDPEVPATLSKIILNDILRKELGFEGVIVSDDLDMKAVSEIFMQSGTVARAFHAGCDLFIVSRNINSSSLERTYKIAEDFSASLNNGSLDAGVVEAARERVEKLLRITPQYPVSTLDKETLVKNAELAISCCL
- a CDS encoding Imm30 family immunity protein, with product MNQNNLLATLQENRLMQTEEQVTNFENALTEIAESPDENKLSAYHLILDDQCQQPEVMFSLIHFLESFDMEKQITAFIHVVPQLMITAPEWTRIIHNRILNDVSACGVYRHGLELINRKNPHHFIYDLLEESVINQINYHIEAPRGILVGELAEPHSLTRLPS
- a CDS encoding Eco57I restriction-modification methylase domain-containing protein, with amino-acid sequence MSSFEQFQNDFFNIFNNQNFYEGKTYLEYIAEPQTNDEDNIVDTKIVLPLLLALGFDSGDIAKNTTGNAKDSSRPDFEVKLASGNIRCFLVEDKNTAYNLKRSDPLQQLRGYATSRGYELGLICNGKLLLGYDFSNPSYPNPVLHLDIQKIIETYHSTGIENLTIEQNQDLKSLYRRFNQQSFENIENFIQDLSKPENEWLNCAKSQDNTPNFDELLIADLKQAINLLEEDVLYQLQLSLEEYDQYCQAKYLPNSIDKINISENETITKTLEGLRNKIKNHLRVYGVLEVGEFSDAGEKLIEFAEKPQGSIHDFEQIFLDKLRNAQARKQAQKDKKPSKNQKVVQLDLIPNISESKQEELGIKIADENKIKKLDHTKLSEILKEYYRIVLDWKAWEANQNLTHANAIKIHQYFISWRNLVSKTILQGADEDKLKTEFARQTAYVYVTRLLIVRICEDKKLINRKFSNGGFKYWKEEVEPRYLDLAQGMSMDYLLEMSYRSAQNIYTHFFNNADLFNWYRINSNTLIKVLHILNGFNLQQIDSDIIGMVYGRYVEEGKHEQGRYFTPKPVVEYILDCIGYKSDNPDIRDKKLLDPAGGSGSFLVHAARRLIDSYRSRRTNTIPVENVPAIIQQVKNCLFCLDINPFACYLAETNLLIQVIDLLKQAKEADKLKDCTIDRFNVYNTDSLLLAKSQEIRTTLLNPILDLELSTVAQIKTQTGMFADGFDFVVANPPYVKADEPGADIYRREIESSGQFETLHEKWDLFVPFIELSCKATKDLGKVGLIVSRGIQTNNYGELLREYIAKNLTINQVDFFNNVRIFSDAVVNNTVLFLEKISPGDDHQVKRVLHTGSFTQIQEINPLNQSEYQGKVFRQFVVNDNFEDVTYLEDICYCTVGMVLNADETKAKGAFKKDILLSSQVDKIHSKKYIDGENIIRELAIDNIRYLEWDTERVPGQIRRATIPELYNYPKILFGMTSFPTYDRGIAEGDGFYVPDSVRICVRWDDVYKVKRLEKEKRQMYELSKKRQKLIGDGKGKKLQIYQYAEEKIKIAEKFDLRYIAAILASSFGKRFLLLNNRDENIMSVNSETQIAKSRIYPDDLKEFPIKNISLEEQQPFIDYVNHLIESNWNLYTLTQLGHKIKFDYSDSDPTIEVNFCQVFESLNLPCWNFLNAEPHRFEIIGERGQTITKIKIKDNKLLNVRQEKIKDNKLLTVRQELIFSESTIVLEFLKIYLQQYEKRDLTWTDLIQEGKIPKTDEYIQQIFDQCTRLQTAITDTISDIRSTYKELDEMVSQLYKH
- a CDS encoding class I SAM-dependent methyltransferase; translation: MSDSQVSAAVAKLYDTYPFPPEPILDEPPPGYNWRWNWLAAYNFCTGRKPQKQDIRILDAGCGSGVGTEYLVHLNPQAQVVGIDLSAGTLEVAKKRCQSSGADRVEFHHLSIYDVDKIPGEFELINCVGVLHHLPDPIRGIEALAKKLAPGGLMHIFVYGELGRWEIQLMQKAIALLQGNKKGDYRDGVQVGRQIFASLPENNRIVKREKERWAMENQRDECFADMYVHPQETDYNIDTLFALIEASGLDFVGFSNPSFWQLETLLEKAPELIERAKELSKRELYRLIELLNPEVTHYEFFLSRPPLTKTDWSADNTLLAAIPELNPCIDGFPSQCLFNYDYQIINLSTAEFEFMQKCGNNATVAEILAQVELDLDRVRHLLKQQLLLLTPGERV
- a CDS encoding ATP synthase subunit I — protein: MYSHLILAVLVSSLVSLSEESIAPTQTTQQDEKSGFAQTEPVSSSMQEFYQLYQKLLVITLVLTGIIFISVWIFYSLNIALNYLIGACTGVVYLKMLANDVERLSGEKQSLSKNRFALIMIPIILASQWHQLHILPIFLGFLTYKATLLIYIVQTGFIPEA
- the atpB gene encoding F0F1 ATP synthase subunit A; this translates as MLSVLNAFNAFPLAELEVGHHFLWQLGSLKIHGQVFLTSWFVIATLVIASLAATKNVQKIPSGIQNFMEYALEFIRDIAKNQIGEKEYRPWVPFIGTLFLFIFVSNWSGALIPWKLIKLPAGELAAPTNDINTTVALALLTSLAYFYAGFSKKGLGYFKKYIEPTPVLLPIAILEDFTKPLSLSFRLFGNILADELVVGVLVLLVPLFVPLPVMALGLFTSAIQALVFATLAGAYIHEALEGHGEEEHEEH
- the atpE gene encoding ATP synthase F0 subunit C; amino-acid sequence: MDPIVQAASVLAAALAIGLSSIGPGLGQGNAAGQAVEGIARQPEAEGKIRGTLLLTLAFMESLTIYGLVIALVLLFANPFA